In one Streptomyces venezuelae genomic region, the following are encoded:
- a CDS encoding ATP-binding cassette domain-containing protein — protein MTSVDRPGVELSARGVELVLPGGGVALSGIDVPTVGPGRVLGVAGGSGAGKTLLLEVLAGLRVPRAGRVSVRTAVADGGARTPQTLRYGFVPQDDIVHRALPLRTALEYAARLRGTDPGDVPLVLAELGLAEAAEQPVRTLSGGQRKRASIAIELLSRPRLLFLDEPTSGLDPLTGAQLTQHLLRLAASGVTVVFTTHTPADLHHCDQVLFIAPNGRPGPCGTPAELLRLSPDGTFEALYAVEVPTADGGSRHQHEPAAPAARPRFSPATGRLRQWAVLTGRDLRLLRHDRLTAAITIGSPLIIIAMFALLFRPGAFDPGDPSPAASAMVLFWIAFGAFFFGLAYGLPQICGELAVVRRERRTVLRLWPYLLAKLTVLGPVLLLADALLLVVLRALDRLPSAELSVHASLFVTTALASFAALALGLCCSALVSEPSQAALVLPLLCFPQVLFSGAFVPVPGMAAGGRWISVAMTNRWAFEALGSGAGLEELWRGGGAEGRALLDSYGETFGHPAWVGWVILAGCAVALLVVAWLVLRRRCPASTHRLGEALSTSDGGPGRP, from the coding sequence GTGACGTCCGTGGACCGGCCGGGCGTGGAGCTCTCGGCGCGCGGCGTCGAACTGGTGCTGCCGGGCGGCGGTGTGGCGCTGTCCGGGATCGACGTGCCGACGGTCGGGCCCGGGCGCGTGCTGGGTGTCGCGGGCGGCAGCGGCGCGGGCAAGACGCTGCTCCTCGAGGTCCTTGCGGGGCTGCGGGTGCCGCGCGCCGGGCGGGTGTCGGTGCGGACCGCCGTGGCCGACGGCGGGGCGAGGACGCCGCAGACGTTGCGGTACGGGTTCGTGCCGCAGGACGACATCGTGCACCGCGCGCTGCCACTGCGGACCGCCCTGGAGTACGCGGCCCGGTTGCGCGGCACCGACCCCGGCGATGTGCCCCTCGTACTTGCGGAGTTGGGGCTCGCGGAGGCGGCCGAACAGCCCGTGCGGACGCTCAGCGGAGGCCAGCGCAAGCGGGCGAGCATCGCGATCGAACTGCTCTCCCGTCCGCGGCTCCTCTTCCTCGACGAGCCGACGTCCGGACTCGATCCGCTCACCGGGGCGCAGCTGACGCAGCACCTCCTACGGCTCGCGGCGAGCGGCGTCACCGTCGTGTTCACCACGCACACGCCCGCCGATCTGCACCACTGCGACCAGGTGCTGTTCATCGCGCCGAACGGCAGACCCGGCCCCTGCGGCACCCCGGCCGAGCTGCTGCGGCTGTCGCCCGACGGGACGTTCGAGGCCCTGTACGCCGTGGAGGTGCCGACAGCGGACGGCGGGTCGCGGCACCAGCACGAACCGGCGGCGCCCGCCGCTCGCCCCCGCTTCTCCCCCGCCACCGGCCGCCTGCGCCAGTGGGCCGTCCTGACCGGCCGTGACCTGCGGCTGCTGCGGCACGACCGGCTGACCGCCGCCATCACCATCGGGTCGCCGCTCATCATCATCGCGATGTTCGCGCTGCTGTTCCGCCCCGGTGCCTTCGACCCCGGCGATCCGTCGCCCGCGGCCTCCGCGATGGTGCTGTTCTGGATCGCGTTCGGCGCCTTCTTCTTCGGGCTCGCCTATGGACTCCCGCAGATCTGCGGCGAGTTGGCGGTGGTGCGCAGGGAGCGCAGGACGGTACTGCGGTTGTGGCCCTATCTGCTGGCCAAGCTCACCGTCCTCGGGCCCGTCCTGCTCCTCGCGGACGCGCTGCTGCTCGTGGTGCTGCGCGCCCTCGACCGGCTGCCGAGCGCCGAACTCTCTGTCCACGCCTCGCTGTTCGTGACGACGGCGCTGGCGTCGTTCGCGGCGCTCGCGCTCGGCCTGTGCTGTTCGGCCCTGGTCTCCGAACCGAGCCAGGCGGCGCTGGTGCTGCCGCTGCTGTGCTTCCCTCAGGTGCTGTTCTCGGGGGCGTTCGTGCCGGTGCCCGGGATGGCCGCGGGCGGGCGGTGGATCAGTGTCGCGATGACCAACCGGTGGGCGTTCGAGGCCCTGGGCTCCGGGGCCGGTCTGGAGGAGCTGTGGCGGGGCGGCGGCGCGGAGGGCCGGGCGCTGCTCGACTCGTACGGGGAGACCTTCGGGCATCCGGCGTGGGTGGGCTGGGTGATCCTCGCCGGGTGCGCCGTGGCGCTGCTCGTCGTGGCGTGGCTGGTGCTGCGACGGCGCTGTCCCGCGTCGACCCACCGGCTCGGCGAGGCCCTCAGCACGTCAGACGGGGGGCCAGGTCGCCCCTGA
- a CDS encoding aminotransferase class V-fold PLP-dependent enzyme, giving the protein MGEIGADEGVFARLRATDFAYLDETRQIYLDHTGAAPAPRGLVRAQAARLSGRAFGNPHTESPASTASTELIEEARLRVLRFLDADPAEYTVVFTANASQAVKLVAEAYPFHRRSASLLLTQDNHNSVNGVREFARAAHAKVGLVPFTGDELRVSGAAVRRALDGRRRGLFCYPAQSNFTGVRHPLEWTARARAAGWHTLLDAAAYLPTGKLSLRRTPADFVVASWYKVFGYPSGVGSLVARREALAGLRRPWFAGGTIQVVSARARWHRMAQAPAAFEDGTPDFHAVPQVTTGLDWYDEVGAEAVGAHVNRLTGRLLRGLAELRHPGGRPLVRVYGPRGTAGRGGTVALNVLDTRGKVVDERIVARECAAAGISVRTGCFCNPGAGEEAFTIAPRLLRRTGTERWRAETIDGYIRRLGLPSGGAVRVSPGIANVTEDIDGFLDFLYATFAAATPVRGDLAPRLTC; this is encoded by the coding sequence GGCGCAGGCCGCGCGGCTGAGCGGGCGGGCGTTCGGCAACCCGCACACCGAGAGCCCCGCGTCCACGGCGTCGACCGAGCTGATCGAGGAGGCCAGGCTGCGGGTCCTGCGGTTCCTCGACGCGGATCCCGCCGAGTACACGGTGGTGTTCACGGCCAACGCCTCGCAGGCCGTCAAACTGGTCGCCGAGGCCTACCCGTTCCACCGCCGCTCGGCATCGCTGCTCCTCACCCAGGACAACCACAACTCCGTCAACGGAGTACGGGAGTTCGCGCGCGCCGCACACGCCAAGGTCGGCCTCGTACCGTTCACGGGCGACGAACTGCGGGTCTCCGGAGCGGCCGTGCGCAGGGCACTCGACGGGCGGCGCCGAGGCCTGTTCTGCTATCCGGCGCAGAGCAACTTCACCGGCGTACGGCATCCGTTGGAGTGGACAGCGCGGGCCAGGGCGGCCGGATGGCACACGCTCCTCGACGCGGCGGCGTACCTGCCGACCGGCAAGCTGTCCCTGCGCCGGACGCCCGCGGACTTCGTGGTCGCCAGCTGGTACAAGGTCTTCGGCTACCCCTCCGGCGTGGGCAGCCTGGTGGCCCGGCGCGAGGCGCTCGCCGGACTGCGCCGCCCCTGGTTCGCGGGCGGCACGATCCAGGTCGTCAGCGCACGGGCGCGCTGGCACCGCATGGCGCAGGCCCCCGCCGCCTTCGAGGACGGCACCCCCGACTTCCACGCCGTCCCGCAGGTGACCACCGGACTCGACTGGTACGACGAGGTGGGCGCCGAAGCCGTGGGCGCGCACGTGAACCGGCTGACCGGACGCCTGCTGCGGGGACTCGCCGAGTTACGGCACCCGGGCGGCAGGCCGCTCGTGCGCGTCTACGGCCCGCGCGGCACCGCCGGGCGCGGCGGGACGGTCGCCCTGAACGTCCTGGACACCCGCGGCAAGGTCGTCGACGAACGGATCGTGGCCCGCGAGTGCGCCGCGGCGGGCATCTCGGTCCGCACCGGCTGCTTCTGCAACCCGGGCGCGGGGGAAGAGGCCTTCACCATCGCGCCGCGCCTGCTCCGGCGCACCGGCACGGAGCGGTGGCGCGCCGAGACCATCGACGGCTACATCCGGCGCCTCGGCCTGCCCTCCGGCGGCGCCGTGCGCGTCTCGCCCGGCATCGCGAACGTCACCGAGGACATCGACGGCTTCCTCGATTTCCTGTACGCCACCTTCGCCGCCGCCACCCCGGTCAGGGGCGACCTGGCCCCCCGTCTGACGTGCTGA